The Hyphomonadaceae bacterium ML37 genome includes a region encoding these proteins:
- a CDS encoding prepilin peptidase: MIAHILILALAGLMLAAAWHDAARFIIPNWISGVLVLAWIPAAFTLDYGWPGAGLALLTGFAVLAAGMALWAPGWLGGGDVKLLAAGALWFGWPDVVSFLVWSMLAGGVVALVLVLARRIAPAIPQMAGRLTGTALAPGAPAPYGIAIAAGALITLPRSQIFLALGL; encoded by the coding sequence ATGATCGCCCATATCCTCATTCTCGCCCTGGCCGGCCTGATGCTCGCCGCGGCCTGGCATGATGCGGCGCGCTTCATCATTCCCAACTGGATTTCCGGCGTGCTGGTGCTGGCCTGGATCCCGGCGGCCTTCACGCTGGACTATGGCTGGCCCGGGGCGGGGCTGGCGCTGCTGACCGGGTTTGCAGTCCTGGCCGCCGGCATGGCGCTGTGGGCGCCGGGCTGGCTGGGCGGGGGCGATGTGAAGCTGCTGGCCGCCGGGGCTTTGTGGTTCGGCTGGCCGGACGTGGTGTCGTTTCTGGTGTGGTCCATGCTGGCGGGCGGGGTCGTGGCGCTGGTGCTGGTGCTGGCGCGGCGCATTGCGCCTGCGATCCCGCAAATGGCCGGACGCCTGACCGGGACAGCCCTGGCGCCGGGCGCGCCTGCGCCCTACGGGATCGCCATCGCGGCGGGCGCGCTCATCACCCTGCCGCGCAGCCAGATTTTCCTGGCGCTGGGGCTGTAG
- a CDS encoding Flp family type IVb pilin, translating into MKNLVSKFFKDESGATAIEYGLIAALIAVAIITTVGLVGTNLETTFQSVADGIVAPE; encoded by the coding sequence ATGAAAAACCTGGTTTCGAAATTCTTCAAAGACGAGTCCGGCGCCACGGCCATTGAATATGGCCTGATCGCTGCCCTGATCGCCGTGGCGATCATCACCACGGTCGGCCTGGTCGGCACCAACCTGGAAACGACCTTCCAGTCGGTGGCTGACGGCATCGTCGCGCCGGAGTAA
- a CDS encoding pilus assembly protein N-terminal domain-containing protein, with product MRLCARIAALALVLTAAAGAPAMAQVFRVPADHAALIRLPGEAAAIVVGNPAIADANLYDARTIFITGKQFGRTNLIALNAAGRVLYTADLSVTGNDRGVVQVFRNNTRASYVCAPDCQAIPTLADDAAWNTLDGG from the coding sequence ATGCGCCTGTGCGCCCGTATCGCCGCTCTCGCCCTCGTCCTGACGGCCGCCGCGGGCGCGCCCGCCATGGCCCAGGTGTTCCGCGTGCCCGCCGATCACGCCGCCCTGATCCGCCTGCCCGGCGAGGCGGCGGCCATTGTGGTGGGCAATCCGGCCATCGCCGACGCCAATCTCTATGACGCGCGCACCATCTTCATCACGGGCAAGCAATTCGGGCGCACCAATCTGATCGCGCTGAACGCCGCGGGCCGCGTGCTCTATACCGCCGACCTCTCCGTCACCGGCAATGACCGCGGCGTGGTGCAGGTGTTCCGCAACAATACCCGCGCCAGCTATGTCTGCGCGCCCGACTGCCAGGCCATCCCGACGCTGGCCGATGACGCGGCGTGGAACACGCTCGACGGCGGCTGA
- a CDS encoding GIY-YIG nuclease family protein produces the protein MRDYNFYVYIMANRKQGALYTGMTNDLVRRVWEHREGIGSAFVRRHKVTRLVWYAHHSDVLEAYAHERRLKRWRRAWKITLIETENPDWRDLTFDLTL, from the coding sequence ATGCGCGACTATAACTTCTATGTCTACATCATGGCGAACCGGAAACAGGGCGCGCTTTATACCGGGATGACCAACGATCTGGTGCGCCGGGTGTGGGAGCATCGCGAGGGGATCGGCTCGGCCTTTGTGCGCCGGCACAAGGTGACGCGCCTCGTCTGGTACGCCCATCACAGCGACGTGCTGGAAGCGTACGCCCACGAACGCCGGCTCAAGCGCTGGCGGCGCGCCTGGAAGATCACCCTGATCGAAACCGAAAACCCCGACTGGCGCGATTTGACCTTTGACCTGACGCTCTAA
- a CDS encoding HNH endonuclease family protein has translation MRRAKADSYGSLIDSWSKILDFENETQISNFIRHYWISNHGDVKTQSLYREIKNEIANSDIDSVTFTDGLADSSDLYREIISGSYSEAGCGDLIDDFREFGASGNLMLPAIMAILESDEDEKKEPSLRLLINLYVRYSIIGQRENSKLENVLYLAARELRASGDFDAFSKSIRDAAPADDHFKAAFATAIISKSRVQRYLLKKLEGARRATEELEVSTPTKVHVEHIYPQTPEDGKRWTDHHRWVDRIGNLTLLCKRLNTKIKNAEFSKKKPDLAKSEIMLTQDAASEADWTPDIVANRQAKFSEAAVTIWSMGHS, from the coding sequence ATGAGGAGGGCGAAGGCCGATAGCTATGGCTCGCTAATCGACAGCTGGTCAAAAATCTTAGATTTTGAGAACGAGACACAGATATCTAACTTCATCAGACATTATTGGATATCTAATCACGGCGATGTTAAAACGCAAAGCCTATACCGCGAAATTAAAAACGAAATTGCAAACTCAGATATTGACAGTGTAACCTTCACGGATGGACTTGCCGATTCTTCAGACCTTTACAGAGAAATTATATCTGGATCTTACAGTGAGGCTGGTTGCGGTGACCTAATCGATGATTTCCGAGAATTTGGTGCAAGCGGAAACCTCATGCTCCCCGCGATAATGGCGATCCTTGAATCGGACGAGGACGAAAAAAAAGAGCCTAGCCTGAGGTTGCTGATTAATCTCTATGTCAGATATTCGATCATCGGGCAACGTGAAAATAGCAAACTTGAAAATGTGCTATATTTAGCGGCTCGTGAATTAAGAGCTAGCGGCGACTTCGATGCGTTTTCTAAATCTATACGAGATGCCGCTCCCGCAGATGATCATTTTAAGGCTGCATTTGCCACCGCTATTATTTCGAAAAGTCGCGTGCAGCGATATCTTCTTAAAAAGCTGGAGGGCGCGCGCCGAGCAACTGAGGAGTTAGAGGTCTCGACGCCCACAAAGGTGCATGTTGAGCACATTTACCCCCAGACGCCAGAGGACGGGAAGCGTTGGACGGACCATCATCGTTGGGTAGATCGCATCGGAAATCTAACGCTTCTGTGTAAGCGTTTGAATACAAAGATTAAGAATGCGGAATTTTCCAAGAAGAAGCCTGATCTTGCAAAGTCAGAGATCATGCTCACCCAAGATGCCGCTTCTGAGGCGGATTGGACTCCAGACATCGTTGCGAACCGGCAGGCAAAATTTAGCGAGGCGGCGGTCACTATCTGGTCAATGGGGCACTCGTAG
- a CDS encoding IS5 family transposase (programmed frameshift), translated as MVLVRGLMTDEEWAFFAPFVVATGGKRGRPPSDHRRVLDGVFWIARTGAPWRDLHDYFGPWTRVYRQFRRWTLSGVWEVMLEALGESGAVPDSLQMVDSTIVRAHHQAAGAKRGTQKQGFGRSKGGFTTKIHLRTNAEGLPIAAEITGGEVSDYKGYEAVMAAHGPVPRVLLADKGYDSDNIRTSLEAAGAVPMIPARRNRKNPVQIDDFVYGLRNRIERCFNKLRCSRRLATRYDKTADSYLGFIHLASIRLWFRYFVNST; from the exons GTGGTCTTGGTTCGCGGTTTGATGACGGACGAGGAGTGGGCGTTCTTTGCGCCTTTCGTGGTGGCGACCGGAGGCAAGCGGGGCCGCCCGCCTTCTGATCATCGCCGCGTGCTGGACGGCGTGTTCTGGATCGCGCGCACCGGCGCGCCCTGGCGTGATCTTCACGACTATTTCGGTCCGTGGACGCGGGTCTACCGCCAGTTCCGCCGCTGGACGCTGTCAGGCGTGTGGGAGGTGATGTTGGAAGCGCTGGGCGAGAGCGGGGCCGTACCCGACAGTCTTCAAATGGTCGATTCCACTATCGTTCGCGCGCACCATCAGGCTGCGGGCGCTA AAAGGGGGACTCAAAAACAGGGTTTTGGGCGCTCAAAAGGTGGCTTCACGACCAAAATACACCTTCGCACCAACGCTGAAGGGCTGCCCATAGCCGCTGAGATCACCGGCGGTGAAGTCTCCGACTACAAAGGTTATGAGGCGGTGATGGCCGCGCATGGCCCAGTCCCGCGCGTCCTGCTGGCCGACAAAGGCTATGACAGCGACAATATCCGAACATCGCTGGAAGCCGCCGGCGCCGTGCCGATGATCCCGGCGCGCCGAAACCGCAAGAACCCCGTCCAGATCGACGACTTCGTCTATGGGCTGAGAAACCGCATCGAGCGGTGCTTCAACAAGCTGCGCTGCTCACGCCGCCTCGCCACACGCTACGACAAGACCGCCGACAGCTATCTCGGCTTCATCCATCTCGCTTCAATCCGCCTGTGGTTCCGGTACTTTGTCAACAGCACCTAA
- a CDS encoding DUF262 domain-containing protein, translating to MTKSPTYTPEKRTISELLTLTNPPLVVPNWQRSYSWKSQHVETFWLDLMRSIDRDISEYFIGSIVIVNSKAGEYLLLDGQQRMATSAILLSVIRDFLKRHNSSAAEDLHRKYLSDFDYDTERTTYKISLNHYDREFFRRLILTPKTDDYKEPAPEHASHHLILRARDYFASKFEEVWSAGDNKKSYNWSLNVQKKLLRDFTLISVVSVDEDAAAEVFETLGPVDEVDSQPARSVIQDWLLGGGLGSRFDDGRGVGVLCAFRGGDRRQAGPPAF from the coding sequence GTGACGAAATCCCCGACCTACACTCCTGAGAAGCGAACTATCAGCGAGCTGCTCACGCTAACCAATCCGCCTCTGGTGGTTCCAAATTGGCAACGAAGCTACAGCTGGAAAAGCCAGCATGTTGAAACATTCTGGCTCGACCTAATGCGATCAATTGATCGGGACATATCTGAATACTTCATAGGCTCTATCGTAATCGTAAATTCAAAAGCTGGTGAATACCTACTTTTGGATGGTCAACAGAGAATGGCGACTTCTGCTATATTGTTATCTGTAATTCGAGATTTCTTGAAAAGACACAATTCTAGTGCGGCGGAAGACCTTCATAGGAAGTACTTGTCTGATTTTGATTATGACACAGAGAGAACAACATATAAAATTTCTCTTAATCACTATGACCGCGAGTTTTTTAGGAGGTTAATTCTTACTCCTAAGACTGATGATTATAAGGAACCAGCCCCTGAGCATGCGTCTCATCATCTGATACTGAGGGCCAGAGACTATTTCGCATCAAAATTTGAAGAAGTTTGGAGCGCCGGGGATAACAAGAAATCTTATAACTGGTCGCTCAACGTTCAGAAAAAACTTTTGCGCGATTTCACGCTTATCTCTGTCGTTTCAGTGGACGAAGATGCGGCAGCCGAAGTTTTCGAGACACTAGGACCTGTTGACGAAGTGGATTCCCAACCCGCCCGAAGCGTGATTCAAGACTGGCTTTTGGGAGGTGGTCTTGGTTCGCGGTTTGATGACGGACGAGGAGTGGGCGTTCTTTGCGCCTTTCGTGGTGGCGACCGGAGGCAAGCGGGGCCGCCCGCCTTCTGA